atccccatcttCTTTCTTTCCTCGTCTCTCCCTTTCTCTCTCGTTTGCGCCTCGGTCTCGCTCAACCCCTTCCCGCGTGACCTGGCCGCGCACATTCTTCCGCCACAAGGCTTAGCGTTGGACGCGACCATTCAGGCCAACAAAACATTTCCCATCTTCAGAATCGACGTGGTTCCCATCATTATCCTGCCACCATGTCGTTGGCCATCCCCGGCGGCAACAGCACCGCGGGGTCAAGGAACcgcatctcctcgcgcttcgAGGGCATCGATGACCTCTGGTACGTCCCAAGGCGCAGCTAGTGCGGGCCGTCGGCCCTGCAGGTTGCCCATCGCAGCGACCAACGATATGCACCTTTACTGACAGTGCGTAGTGCTCTGCCTTCCATCGCAGAGGACACCATCCTGTCAGCGCTCCGTGAACGCTATGTGACATCGCAGCAGTACACGGCAATCTGCTCGTCGGCCATTGTCTCCGTCAACCCCCTCGTCTCCCTTCCCCAGAACAGCGACATCTCGCTCCAGGACTACATTCACGAGTACTTCCGGTCCGCAGGCGACGATGTTATCGGCGAAGACGAGGTCAGCTCAAAGGAGCGCCTGCCACCACACGTCTTCCGGCTTGCTCTCAACGCTTTCTACAACATGCGCCGCACAGGACAGGACCAGCTCCTGCTCATGAGGTAAGGTCCGCCAAATCTACAAGCACTGACGCTCGCAGTGGTGCGACGGGTTCTGGAAAGTCCGAACTTCGCCGCCTGGCTGTCAAGGCCATCGCCGAGGTATCggcccctcctccaggcAAGAAGGCGCACAAGTTGCCAAGCCAGATCGCTAATGCTCACGTACGTGGAGAGGCACAGGCTGCTGAGCAACCAACTGACGCCCATGCAGTTCATCCTCGAATCCTTCGGCAACGCCCAGACAATAAGCAACGAGAATGCCTCGCGCTTCGGCAACTACACCGAACTTCAGTTCAACGACCGCGGGCGGCTCGACGGCATGAAAACGCTCGAGTACTACTTTGAGCGCACACGTGTCTCACAGACGCCGGCCGCCGGGGAGCGCAACTTCCACGTCTTCTACTACCTGGTTAATGGTATAGAGGGCGAAGACCGACACCACCTTCACCTGGGCCAGGTTAGCGACTACCGATACCTACAATGCCGCGCCCGGCGCAGCGGCCCAAGCGACCGCGAACGCTTCTCGCAGCTCAAGAACGCATTCAAGGCTCTGGGCATGTCGACCCGTCTTGTGGCCCAGGTGTGCCAGCTGCTGGCTTGCGTCCTCCACATCGGAAACCTCGATTTCATCGACGAGCCGGGTATGCACGAGGGCGCTGCCGTCGCCAACGAACATGTactcgagcttgtcgccgAGTTCTTAGGCGTCTCGCTGCCAGCCCTGAAGGAGCTGTTCGCATTTAAGACCCTGCTGCTGGGGAAGGAGTCGgtcaccaccttcctcaacgcggagcaggccgaggacgtccgcgacgagcttgcgcgcTCCCTCTACTCGCTGTTGTTCTCATGGCTCAATGAGAACATCAACCAGAAACTTTGCAAGGAGAACTTTGCCGCCTACGTCACTCTCCTCGACTTCCCTGGTCTCCAGAACAACTCTGGGCCAACGTTAGGCGTCAACTCACTCGACCAGTTCTGCTTCAACTTTGCCAACGAGAAGCTCCAGAACTGGATCCTGCATCGCATCCAGGAGGCTCCCCTGAAGGAGGCagtcgaggacaagatgCCTTGCGAGCGCATCCCGTACTACGACAACACTGAGTGCCTCAAGATGCTGTTGGCCCCCAAGACTGGTCTGGTTGCCATTGCCGATgagcaggcgcgcaagaagaagacggaCGCCAGCATGATCGAGACCATGGCCAAACGCTACACTGGCAACTCGTCGTTCCAGATCGGCAACCTGGACCGCAGCGGTGCTTCATCGTTCACGGTCAACCACTACGGTGGCCCGGTCACGTACTCTGCTGAGTCGTTCCTTGAGCGCAATGCAAACGACGCTGGCGCAGatctcctccgtctcctgCGCGGCAGTGTCACCGGACCAAGCAATGTTCCGGACCACCAGGGCTCCAACAACCCCTTCATCCGCAACCTGTGGTCGTCCAAGTCGATCGCAACTCAGGCGCACCCTCGCAACGACGATACCATTGTGGGAGCCCAGCAACCGATGAGGCCCATGCGCGCACCGTCGACTCGCCGGAAGCGTGGCCCCAGGCTCTccgccgtcaccgaggaggacggcaaTGACGACGCTGTTGGTGGCGGCAACGACTCCGGCACCGCCGGGACACATCTGCACTGCGTTGCGGGGCAGCACCAGCAGGCCATCAACAGCTTGTTCGACAGTATCGAGTCGGCCCAGTCGTGGTTCTGCTTTGCGTTACGCCCTAATGACTCGCAATTACCAGGTCAAATTGAGGCGCGCTCCATGAGGGCACAGATccgcagccttggcctggCGGAGATCGCCTTACGAATGCGCATCAGCTATGAGACGCGCATGACCCACCAGGAGTTCTCCGACCGCTACTACGACGAGTTCACGGAGCGTGCCATCGGTAACCAGGCGGCTGTCGCAGACCGCATTAGAGACTTCAAGAGAGTCTTGAAGCTCAGCGACGCTCACATGGCGATTGGGTCTGGCCGCGTCTTCCTGTCCCACCAGGCGTTCCACCGATTCGAAGACCGGCTGCGCGAAGCGGAGGGGCTTGAGCTGCCCTCTCATCTTCAGGCTCCCCTCTCTCGCAGCGACCCCTTCGCCCCTGGCATGCGCTCTGCGTCCCCTGAGCCCGACCCCGTTTTCGACTTCAATGACCGCAACGACTCTTTGGCAGCGTTACCTCTCGTGGCCAACGCAGAGCCTGCGCCTCGTGGTGGTGGCCCTGGGTCGGACTTCGAAGGCGACTCGCGCAACTTTGCCATCAGCCAGGCAACTAGCCCGTTTGGCGACTCTCAGTCCAACCTTGGCACGGAGTCGTACGCTCCGTCGCGTGCCATGTTCCGCGACGCAGACCTTAAGCGCGGGGAGCGTGACGTTCTTGACGAACTCCCCGATGACaacgaggtcaaggaggagtACAGGGAATCGTCTgcacgtcgtcgctggGTCTGGCTGTGTTGGTTCCTCACATGGTGGTGCCCCGACTTCCTGGTCGCCAAGGTAGGTCGCATGAAGCGCCAGGACATTCGCCAGGCGTGGCGCGAGAAGCTGGCCATCAACATCATTATTTGGTTCATCTGCGGCTGCACCATCTTCGTCATCGCTGGTCTTGGTCTCGTCATCTGCCCTCGTCAACACGTCTacaccaaggccgagctggcATCTCATAGCTTCAAGGACAAGCCGACACAGGCGTATACTTCAATCCGCGGCGAGGTCTTCGACATGACCAAGTTCTGGAACACGCACAACTCGATTGTCCCCATCGTCGATCAGAAGACATACAACACGTACTCCGGCgtggaggccgagagcCTCTTCCCTGTCCAGGTATCTGCAGTCTGTGGTGGCACTGAGGGCGCCATCAGCTCGTACGTGACTGTTGACTCGGTCAACTCGACGGACGAATACGCCAAGTACCATGACTTCCGCGCTTGGACCAACGACTCCCGCCCAGACTGGTACACTGAGCAGATGATCACTCTTCGTTCGCGGTACCAGGTCGGCTGGATGGGCTACACCAAGAAGGATATCAAGTCGATGTCTGGGAATCGTAACATTGTCATCTACGACAGCCACGTATACGACATGACCAACTACATCCAGCAGGACGGCGGAGGCATTCACCCTATGGGCAATGGCCAGACAGACGCCCGTGCCGAGAGAGACCGCCAGTTCATGTCGAGTCTGGTCGTCAACTATTTCATATACAACAAGGGTGAGGACATCACGAAGCTAATGGAGGAGGCTGCGAGGAAGTCcttgggcgacgaggtgttGCGGCTGCAAAAACAGTGTCTGCGTAACCTATTCATCAttggcaagctcgacaCTCGTGACTCGACGCAGTGCCAGTTCTCGACGTACATCCTACTAGCGCTGTCCTGCGTCATGGTCGCCGTCATTGCCTTCAAGTTCATTGCTGCCATCCACTTTGGCCCTTCGCGCGCACCGGAAAACCACGACAAGTTCGTTATTTGCCAGGTTCCATGTTACACGGAAGGCGAGGAGTCTCTCCGTCGCACCATCGACTCGCTGGCCAAGCTGCGCTATGACGACAAGCGCAAGCTCTTGTTCATCATCTGCGACGGTAACATCAAGGGTTACGGTAACGAAAAGCCTACGCCCGCGATTGTCTTGGACATCCTCGGTGTTGACCCGAATTTGGACCCTGAGCCACTGTCCTTCCAGTCGCTGGGCGAGGGTTCGAAACAGCACAACATGGGCAAGGTCTACGCTGGCCTGTACGAATGCTCTGGTCACGTAGTCCCTTATGTCGTCGTTGTCAAGGTTGGCAAACCAACCGAGCGTCCTAAGCCAGGAAACCGTGGCAAGCGTGACTCGCAGATGGTTCTCATGCACTTCCTCAACAAGGTGGGTCACTCGTCTCCAGCAGTGCTGACATCCAGGTTCACTACAACTCGCCCATGAACccgctcgagcttgagctctACCATCAGATCAAGAACGTCATTGGTGTCAACCCAAGCTTTTACGAATATCTGTTCATGGTGGATGCCGATACGACGGTTCAGGAGTTATCGCTCAACCGCCTTGTCTCTGCGTGCATGCACGACAAGAAGATTGTGGGCATCTGTGGTGAGACTTCGATCTCCAACGCCAAGCAGTCGGTCGTGACCATGTCGCAGGTGTACGAGTACTTCATCTCGCACCACCTCGCAAAAGCGTTCGAGTCGCTGTTTGGCTCCATCACCTGTTTGCCCGGTTGTTTCACCATGTACCGCCTGCGCACGCCAGACACCCGCAAGCCGCTGTTCATCTCGAACCAGATCATCCACGACTATTCGGAGAACCGCGTCGACACACTCCACCTCAAgaacctcctccaccttggTGAGGACCGTTACCTCACGACGCTGGTCCTCAAGCACTTCCCCATGTACAAGACCAAGTTtgtgcgcgacgccaaggctCAGACGGTCGCTCCCGACTCGGCCAAGGTTCTGTTCTCTcagcgtcgtcgttggATCAACTCGACCGTGCACAACATGGCCGAGCTCATCTTCCAGGAGAACCTTTGCGGTTTCTGCTGCTTTTCCATGCGCTtcatcgtcctcatcgacctTGTATCGACGGTTATTGCGCCGGTTACGGTTGCGTATATCGGATATCTCATCTACATCATTGTCTCCTCTGGCGGCAACATCCCCACCATCTCCATCGCCATGTTGGCTGCCATTTACGGTCTTCAGGCGCTCGTCTTCATCTTCCGCATGCGCTGGGATATGATCGCGTGGATGATCTGTGAGCATCAATCCAATACTCTTGCTAACCGCAGTCTACATTATTGCTATCCCAGTCTTCTCGTTCTACCTTCCGCTATATTCGTTCTGGCGCATGGACGACTTCTCGTGGGGTTCgacgcgcctcgtcgtcggcgacagcgGCAAGAAGATTGTCATCCacgacgagggcaagtTCGACCCCAAGTCGATCCCACTCAAGAGCTGGAACGACTACGAAAACGAGCTCTGGGACCAGGAGTCAAACCACTCGGACGGCACTTGGGGCCCTGGCAAGAGCGAGTACATCGGCGACTACAAGGAGAGCATGTACGGCCAGTCGCTGCATGCGCAGTCGATGTACGGTGCGCCGCAGTCGATGCACGGTGCTCCACAGTCGACGTACGGACGTGGATCCGCGTACCAGGGCTCTCAGCTCGGCGCAGGCGGGTACAACACGCGGTCGCCTCGCGGTATCTCGCCTTCGGGCTCGTACTCGGACCTTCGTGGGGCGTCGCGTGCCGGCTCGCACGGCGACGCCCCGCCACGGGGCACATTCTACGCGGCGCCGATGGGTGATGCCAACTCGTACAGTGGGCACGGCCACGACGCTGGTAGCCAGTACGGCGCGGGCTCGTTCTACGGGCAGCCCGTTGGCCACCAGACGTCCAATTACGGTCTCCCGCACCACCAATACATGGGCGACACGGCGCCAAACGAGCCGTcggtcgagcagctcgagcagaGCATCCGCCGTATCTGCGACggtgccgacctcgactcgcTCACGAAGAAGGGCGTGCGCCGTcagctcgagggcgagtacgGCATGCCCCTTGCGCAGCGCAAGGACGACATTAATCGCATCATTGAGGCCGTCCTGGCCGAGTAATACATTACGCTACGCATAGACAATGGACTTTGTTCACGAAATGATGACTGTTAGGAGTTATAGAATGCATCGCATTGCAGGGAGGTGTGTAGGACGGGGGGGTATCGTTGTTGTCTGGACAGTGTGCAGTCTCAGTCAGTGCTGCAGTGCCACCTGTCCAGCTGTTGGATTGATTGATTCGAGACGAGACTGTTTCGTCATCATCCACTGCGGTCTCGAACTGGTCTCGGATCTGGGGTGGCAATAAAGACGTCGTGGTTCCAACAACGTTAAGCACAAACGCCATACGCCGTCTGAGCGCCTCAACATGATCTGAACCATGGGCCAGCCACTTAGGAAACTTGCATCCATACTAAAGCCCTACCCTACTAGCCCCACTTTGTACTGAACAATTTTTACCGCGGCTGAGCGAACTGTAATGATCTGCTCATTATTAGCCGTCGGCCGTCGATTCGCAATTGAAATGAGTTTGAGCGGGGCCGAAGAGTCTAACAGCCGAAGAGTCTATTTCAGACCATCTCAAGCACCGCAAGCACCCCAAGAATACTTGGCGTTGATTTGGCCCAGCTTTGGGGCACAGTTTGATGGTTAAAGGTTCCATAGTCTTGTGTGTTTGGGCCTCGATTATGCCCCGCATGTGTCAGATGGCCCTCAATTGTTGGCCGACCCGGCTAGATCTCACTGTGACTGGAACGAGAACAGCACCTGGCGGCCATCAAAGTCCGCCGCGTGCGGAGTGCTGGCTGTGATTGCGCCATGCTGGCCCTAGAGGGCAATTGAGCAAGGAAGGTGAACGCCTCTGGCATACTCTGGATCCCTTGGCGGGTTATTCCGGTCCAGTATAGTCGGGTCAATGCCGGGGCCGCCGTATACTATTCGTATACTAGGGCAAGGTTCACCGTTTCGTGGAGGCTATGAGGGCCAGAGTTTCGAGGTGCCTAGCCGAGTTGGCGCGTGCACGGCAAGAGCGGCCCGCCCCGCTGCACTGCGACCGAAGAGCGAATCATTCCCCCCTGCCCGCAGCATTTTGTTTCCGTTGGGTAACATGGCTGGGCCTCGGCATGAACCCTAGTCGTGAGTTGAGGCGTCGTATCCCGAAATAGCCCATTTAACGCAACACCCGCATTGGCGAATACGTCACTTTTACAGCACGGTTGCGCCACCGCACCGACTGCAAGGGACGGAGAGCCCAACAAACACGCACTTGACTTGAGCGTGTAGAATGTAGCGTTGGTTGAGCGCGTTCACATACCCCATACCAGGCTCTGGCGCGTCTCGCGTCTCAACGGGGCAACGGGACGACGGGCGACTGGGCACCGACCTGgcccgctcccgctccgcTGGCACGACTGAGCGACGACATGCATCAATCAAGTGGGATCGAGCATCCATCATCATGTGTAGATGAGATGACGGGGGCTATCAAGGGGAGAGCGGGTTCCGGAAGTTCCAGATGAGGCCTTGAAATGCATTGGGCGATGGATTTGGGGTGAACAGAAAGGAACAATCCGATCTAGATCGACACAGCATGGGTCTAGAATCCGCTCGGGCCGCGTGCCAGGGATGGATCATGAACAGCGAATTAGTTTCATAAACCCCCGCCCACCGCAAAGCTGATGTGATGTGATGTGATTGCGTTGCCTTGCGTTCCCTTGTGCGTTTCTATAGAACTGGGGTGGCCAGTTCTTGGTATTATCCAAATACAGAACTCACCATGTCTTGGCCCTGTATTCTGTATTCCCCAAACTCCCTGACCTTGAATTCAGCCTTGTGGCTGCAGTGGCTGTAATTCCATCGTTCACCCGTCCTCAGGGTCTCATCTCATTAACCCCACCTACAAGGACCAAGGTTCATTCCCATACCCTGACATGACCGTTCCTCTCGTAGATGTCACTTTGCACCTTCCTTGCACCTTCCTTTGGACTTGTACCCTCTTTTCTTGTCCCATGATACTCGATGAGGCCCATCAGAAGAGCATAAATACTCTGTCACAACAGTCGCTTgtcctcactctcacttactttctctctctctgcTTCAACACCACCGCTGGACGGTCATACACTCGCTCGTACCTTCTTTGTACTCGcccatcaccaccaccaccaccacaaaCCCAACCTCAACTAAAATGTTCTCCAAGACTATCATCTTcgccgcgcttgccgctctcgccgtcgccgccccTACTCCCGAGTACGGCCGTCACCGCCAGGGTGGTCACCGTAACGGCGGTCACCACAACTGGAACGGCGACAACTCGGCGTCCACCAACTCGGGCAACGGCAGTGGCAACTCGGACAACGACTCGAGCAACAAGTGGTCGGGCTCGAACAACTCGAACAACCAGGACAACTCGACCAACCAGGACAATGGCAGCGCCACTTCCGAGAgcgccaccacctcggccGACCAGTCTCAGGAGACCGGCTCCAACTCTGGTGCCCAGGTCGACGGCTccaactcgacctcgtcgggcCCCGCCGTCAGCGGTGGCTTCACCTCGATTGCTTCGTACTACGACATCTCCAACCCCTCTGAGAACGAGGGCGAGTCCGCCGGCTCGGTCGCCTGCTCTAGCACCAAGTACAGCAACAGTGACGCCATTGTCGCCATTGCCTCGCAGCAGTACAGCAGCTCGGTTTGCGGCAAGCAGGTTCGCATCACCGACCAGAGCACTGGCAACACTGTCGAGGCCACAATTGTCGACGAGTGCATGAGCTGCCAGAACaaccagctcgacctcaccCCCTCGCTCTGGTCGCAGCTCCACGGCCAGAG
Above is a genomic segment from Cutaneotrichosporon cavernicola HIS019 DNA, chromosome: 1 containing:
- a CDS encoding uncharacterized protein (Allergen Asp f 7); this encodes MFSKTIIFAALAALAVAAPTPEYGRHRQGGHRNGGHHNWNGDNSASTNSGNGSGNSDNDSSNKWSGSNNSNNQDNSTNQDNGSATSESATTSADQSQETGSNSGAQVDGSNSTSSGPAVSGGFTSIASYYDISNPSENEGESAGSVACSSTKYSNSDAIVAIASQQYSSSVCGKQVRITDQSTGNTVEATIVDECMSCQNNQLDLTPSLWSQLHGQSTSGENDGEFPISWEYI
- a CDS encoding uncharacterized protein (Belongs to the TRAFAC class myosin-kinesin ATPase superfamily. Myosin family); this encodes MSLAIPGGNSTAGSRNRISSRFEGIDDLCALPSIAEDTILSALRERYVTSQQYTAICSSAIVSVNPLVSLPQNSDISLQDYIHEYFRSAGDDVIGEDEVSSKERLPPHVFRLALNAFYNMRRTGQDQLLLMSGATGSGKSELRRLAVKAIAEVSAPPPGKKAHKLPSQIANAHFILESFGNAQTISNENASRFGNYTELQFNDRGRLDGMKTLEYYFERTRVSQTPAAGERNFHVFYYLVNGIEGEDRHHLHLGQVSDYRYLQCRARRSGPSDRERFSQLKNAFKALGMSTRLVAQVCQLLACVLHIGNLDFIDEPGMHEGAAVANEHVLELVAEFLGVSLPALKELFAFKTLLLGKESVTTFLNAEQAEDVRDELARSLYSLLFSWLNENINQKLCKENFAAYVTLLDFPGLQNNSGPTLGVNSLDQFCFNFANEKLQNWILHRIQEAPLKEAVEDKMPCERIPYYDNTECLKMLLAPKTGLVAIADEQARKKKTDASMIETMAKRYTGNSSFQIGNLDRSGASSFTVNHYGGPVTYSAESFLERNANDAGADLLRLLRGSVTGPSNVPDHQGSNNPFIRNLWSSKSIATQAHPRNDDTIVGAQQPMRPMRAPSTRRKRGPRLSAVTEEDGNDDAVGGGNDSGTAGTHLHCVAGQHQQAINSLFDSIESAQSWFCFALRPNDSQLPGQIEARSMRAQIRSLGLAEIALRMRISYETRMTHQEFSDRYYDEFTERAIGNQAAVADRIRDFKRVLKLSDAHMAIGSGRVFLSHQAFHRFEDRLREAEGLELPSHLQAPLSRSDPFAPGMRSASPEPDPVFDFNDRNDSLAALPLVANAEPAPRGGGPGSDFEGDSRNFAISQATSPFGDSQSNLGTESYAPSRAMFRDADLKRGERDVLDELPDDNEVKEEYRESSARRRWVWLCWFLTWWCPDFLVAKVGRMKRQDIRQAWREKLAINIIIWFICGCTIFVIAGLGLVICPRQHVYTKAELASHSFKDKPTQAYTSIRGEVFDMTKFWNTHNSIVPIVDQKTYNTYSGVEAESLFPVQVSAVCGGTEGAISSYVTVDSVNSTDEYAKYHDFRAWTNDSRPDWYTEQMITLRSRYQVGWMGYTKKDIKSMSGNRNIVIYDSHVYDMTNYIQQDGGGIHPMGNGQTDARAERDRQFMSSLVVNYFIYNKGEDITKLMEEAARKSLGDEVLRLQKQCLRNLFIIGKLDTRDSTQCQFSTYILLALSCVMVAVIAFKFIAAIHFGPSRAPENHDKFVICQVPCYTEGEESLRRTIDSLAKLRYDDKRKLLFIICDGNIKGYGNEKPTPAIVLDILGVDPNLDPEPLSFQSLGEGSKQHNMGKVYAGLYECSGHVVPYVVVVKVGKPTERPKPGNRGKRDSQMVLMHFLNKVHYNSPMNPLELELYHQIKNVIGVNPSFYEYLFMVDADTTVQELSLNRLVSACMHDKKIVGICGETSISNAKQSVVTMSQVYEYFISHHLAKAFESLFGSITCLPGCFTMYRLRTPDTRKPLFISNQIIHDYSENRVDTLHLKNLLHLGEDRYLTTLVLKHFPMYKTKFVRDAKAQTVAPDSAKVLFSQRRRWINSTVHNMAELIFQENLCGFCCFSMRFIVLIDLVSTVIAPVTVAYIGYLIYIIVSSGGNIPTISIAMLAAIYGLQALVFIFRMRWDMIAWMIFYIIAIPVFSFYLPLYSFWRMDDFSWGSTRLVVGDSGKKIVIHDEGKFDPKSIPLKSWNDYENELWDQESNHSDGTWGPGKSEYIGDYKESMYGQSLHAQSMYGAPQSMHGAPQSTYGRGSAYQGSQLGAGGYNTRSPRGISPSGSYSDLRGASRAGSHGDAPPRGTFYAAPMGDANSYSGHGHDAGSQYGAGSFYGQPVGHQTSNYGLPHHQYMGDTAPNEPSVEQLEQSIRRICDGADLDSLTKKGVRRQLEGEYGMPLAQRKDDINRIIEAVLAE